From Myotis daubentonii chromosome 7, mMyoDau2.1, whole genome shotgun sequence, a single genomic window includes:
- the HYCC2 gene encoding hyccin 2 isoform X4: MWVYLRLTVSRDRQSNGCIEALLLGIYNLEIADKDGNNKVLSFTIPSLSKPSIYHEPSTIGSMALTEGALCQHDLIRVVYSDLHPQRETFTAQNRFEVLSFLMLCYNSAIVYMPASSYQSLCRMGSRVCVSGFPRQQEKHWKELCGRIVLDPEFMVQLLTGVYYAMYNGQWDLGQEVLDDIIYRAQLELFSQPLLVANAMKNSLPFDAPDSSQEGQKVLKVEVTPTVPRISRTAITTASIRRHRWRREDGFDFSNEADSSIPGSPIQHGSTDLGIKRVQEGEVLVRRTPEHGSPEPNSAAATTEGAEGVNGEEESVNLNDADEGFSSGASLSNQPIGTKPSSSSQRGSLRKVATGRSVKEKEAASPIKSSESPRDSVVRRQYVQQPTDLSLDSIELTPMKKHLSLPAGQVVPKTNSLSLIRTASASSSKSFDYVNGSQAGTSFGVGTEGVTNLATSNANRYSTISLQEDRLGQAGEGKELLSPGAPLTKQSRSPSFNMQLISQV, from the exons ATGTGGGTTTATTTACGGCTTACAGTTAGCCGAGACAGACAGAGTAATGGTTGCATTGAAGCACTTCTGTTAGGAATTTATAACTTG GAAATTGCTGATAAAGATGGAAACAACAAAGTTCTGTCTTTTACTATCCCTTCTTTATCTAAGCCTTCAATATACCATGAG CCCTCAACAATTGGATCCATGGCTTTGACTGAAGGGGCATTGTGTCAGCATGACCTCATCAGGGTTGTTTATAGTGATCTTCATCCTCAGAGGGAAACATTCACTGCACAAAATCG GTTTGAAGTCCTGAGTTTTCTTATGTTGTGTTACAATTCTGCGATTGTATATATGCCTGCTTCATCTTATCAATCTCTTTGTCGGATGGGCTCCAG GGTTTGTGTGAGTGGGTTTCCACGGCAACAAGAAAAACACTGGAAAGAACTCTGTGGTCGAATAGTATTGGATCCCGAATTTATGGTGCAACTTCTCACAGGGGTTTATTATGCCAT GTATAATGGACAGTGGGACCTTGGCCAGGAAGTCCTTGATGACATCATTTATAGAGCTCAGCTAGAACTCTTTTCTCAACCACTATTG GTTGCTAATGCCATGAAAAATTCATTACCATTTGATGCTCCTGATTCTTCACAAGAAGGCCAGAAAGTACTTAAAGTGGAAGTCACTCCGACAGTACCGAGGATTTCTCGGACTGCAATTACAACAGCTTCCATCCGTCGCCATAGATGGAGGAGGGAAG ATGGCTTTGACTTCTCAAACGAGGCTGACTCGAGTATTCCTGGCTCCCCGATCCAACACGGCTCCACTGACCTAGGGATCAAACGTGTGCAAGAGGGGGAGGTGCTGGTGCGCAGGACCCCTGAGCACGGCTCACCGGAGCCCAACTCAGCAGCAGCCACAACAGAGG GTGCTGAGGGAGTAAATGGAGAAGAGGAGTCGGTAAACCTAAATGATGCAGATGAAGGATTTTCATCAGGGGCTTCCCTCAGCAATCAGCCAATTGGGACCAAACCATCCTCCTCTTCTCAGAGGGGAAGCTTAAGGAAAGTAGCAACTGGGCGTTCAGTCAAGGAAAAAGAAGCAGCGTCTCCCATCAAATCCAGTGAAAGCCCTCGAGATTCAGTAGTTCGCAGGCAGTATGTACAGCAACCTACTGATCTTAGTCTAGATTCAATTGAGCTGACACCGATGAAGAAACACCTGAGTCTGCCTGCTGGCCAGGTGGTGCCAAAAACCAATAGTTTAAGTCTAATCCGGACAGCCAGTGCTTCCTCAAGTAAATCATTTGACTATGTAAATGGCAGTCAAGCAGGTACCAGCTTTGGGGTTGGTACTGAGGGAGTTACTAATTTAGCAACTAGTAATGCTAATCGATACTCGACTATCAGCCTACAGGAAGACCGGCTAGGTCAAGCTGGAGAAGGTAAAGAGCTCCTCAGCCCAGGCGCCCCCTTAACCAAGCAGTCTCGATCCCCAAGTTTCAATATGCAGCTAATATCCCAGGTGTAG
- the HYCC2 gene encoding hyccin 2 isoform X2, producing MLGSERGVVEEWLSEFKALPDTQITNYAATLHRKKTLVPALYKVIQDSNNELLEPVCHQLFELYRSSEVRLKRFTLQFLPELMWVYLRLTVSRDRQSNGCIEALLLGIYNLEIADKDGNNKVLSFTIPSLSKPSIYHEPSTIGSMALTEGALCQHDLIRVVYSDLHPQRETFTAQNRFEVLSFLMLCYNSAIVYMPASSYQSLCRMGSRVCVSGFPRQQEKHWKELCGRIVLDPEFMVQLLTGVYYAMYNGQWDLGQEVLDDIIYRAQLELFSQPLLVANAMKNSLPFDAPDSSQEGQKVLKVEVTPTVPRISRTAITTASIRRHRWRREGAEGVNGEEESVNLNDADEGFSSGASLSNQPIGTKPSSSSQRGSLRKVATGRSVKEKEAASPIKSSESPRDSVVRRQYVQQPTDLSLDSIELTPMKKHLSLPAGQVVPKTNSLSLIRTASASSSKSFDYVNGSQAGTSFGVGTEGVTNLATSNANRYSTISLQEDRLGQAGEGKELLSPGAPLTKQSRSPSFNMQLISQV from the exons ctCCTGGAACCTGTCTGCCACCAGCTGTTTGAGCTCTATCGTAGCTCTGAAGTTCGACTTAAGAGGTTCACGCTGCAGTTCTTGCCAGAATTGATGTGGGTTTATTTACGGCTTACAGTTAGCCGAGACAGACAGAGTAATGGTTGCATTGAAGCACTTCTGTTAGGAATTTATAACTTG GAAATTGCTGATAAAGATGGAAACAACAAAGTTCTGTCTTTTACTATCCCTTCTTTATCTAAGCCTTCAATATACCATGAG CCCTCAACAATTGGATCCATGGCTTTGACTGAAGGGGCATTGTGTCAGCATGACCTCATCAGGGTTGTTTATAGTGATCTTCATCCTCAGAGGGAAACATTCACTGCACAAAATCG GTTTGAAGTCCTGAGTTTTCTTATGTTGTGTTACAATTCTGCGATTGTATATATGCCTGCTTCATCTTATCAATCTCTTTGTCGGATGGGCTCCAG GGTTTGTGTGAGTGGGTTTCCACGGCAACAAGAAAAACACTGGAAAGAACTCTGTGGTCGAATAGTATTGGATCCCGAATTTATGGTGCAACTTCTCACAGGGGTTTATTATGCCAT GTATAATGGACAGTGGGACCTTGGCCAGGAAGTCCTTGATGACATCATTTATAGAGCTCAGCTAGAACTCTTTTCTCAACCACTATTG GTTGCTAATGCCATGAAAAATTCATTACCATTTGATGCTCCTGATTCTTCACAAGAAGGCCAGAAAGTACTTAAAGTGGAAGTCACTCCGACAGTACCGAGGATTTCTCGGACTGCAATTACAACAGCTTCCATCCGTCGCCATAGATGGAGGAGGGAAG GTGCTGAGGGAGTAAATGGAGAAGAGGAGTCGGTAAACCTAAATGATGCAGATGAAGGATTTTCATCAGGGGCTTCCCTCAGCAATCAGCCAATTGGGACCAAACCATCCTCCTCTTCTCAGAGGGGAAGCTTAAGGAAAGTAGCAACTGGGCGTTCAGTCAAGGAAAAAGAAGCAGCGTCTCCCATCAAATCCAGTGAAAGCCCTCGAGATTCAGTAGTTCGCAGGCAGTATGTACAGCAACCTACTGATCTTAGTCTAGATTCAATTGAGCTGACACCGATGAAGAAACACCTGAGTCTGCCTGCTGGCCAGGTGGTGCCAAAAACCAATAGTTTAAGTCTAATCCGGACAGCCAGTGCTTCCTCAAGTAAATCATTTGACTATGTAAATGGCAGTCAAGCAGGTACCAGCTTTGGGGTTGGTACTGAGGGAGTTACTAATTTAGCAACTAGTAATGCTAATCGATACTCGACTATCAGCCTACAGGAAGACCGGCTAGGTCAAGCTGGAGAAGGTAAAGAGCTCCTCAGCCCAGGCGCCCCCTTAACCAAGCAGTCTCGATCCCCAAGTTTCAATATGCAGCTAATATCCCAGGTGTAG
- the HYCC2 gene encoding hyccin 2 isoform X1, which translates to MLGSERGVVEEWLSEFKALPDTQITNYAATLHRKKTLVPALYKVIQDSNNELLEPVCHQLFELYRSSEVRLKRFTLQFLPELMWVYLRLTVSRDRQSNGCIEALLLGIYNLEIADKDGNNKVLSFTIPSLSKPSIYHEPSTIGSMALTEGALCQHDLIRVVYSDLHPQRETFTAQNRFEVLSFLMLCYNSAIVYMPASSYQSLCRMGSRVCVSGFPRQQEKHWKELCGRIVLDPEFMVQLLTGVYYAMYNGQWDLGQEVLDDIIYRAQLELFSQPLLVANAMKNSLPFDAPDSSQEGQKVLKVEVTPTVPRISRTAITTASIRRHRWRREDGFDFSNEADSSIPGSPIQHGSTDLGIKRVQEGEVLVRRTPEHGSPEPNSAAATTEGAEGVNGEEESVNLNDADEGFSSGASLSNQPIGTKPSSSSQRGSLRKVATGRSVKEKEAASPIKSSESPRDSVVRRQYVQQPTDLSLDSIELTPMKKHLSLPAGQVVPKTNSLSLIRTASASSSKSFDYVNGSQAGTSFGVGTEGVTNLATSNANRYSTISLQEDRLGQAGEGKELLSPGAPLTKQSRSPSFNMQLISQV; encoded by the exons ctCCTGGAACCTGTCTGCCACCAGCTGTTTGAGCTCTATCGTAGCTCTGAAGTTCGACTTAAGAGGTTCACGCTGCAGTTCTTGCCAGAATTGATGTGGGTTTATTTACGGCTTACAGTTAGCCGAGACAGACAGAGTAATGGTTGCATTGAAGCACTTCTGTTAGGAATTTATAACTTG GAAATTGCTGATAAAGATGGAAACAACAAAGTTCTGTCTTTTACTATCCCTTCTTTATCTAAGCCTTCAATATACCATGAG CCCTCAACAATTGGATCCATGGCTTTGACTGAAGGGGCATTGTGTCAGCATGACCTCATCAGGGTTGTTTATAGTGATCTTCATCCTCAGAGGGAAACATTCACTGCACAAAATCG GTTTGAAGTCCTGAGTTTTCTTATGTTGTGTTACAATTCTGCGATTGTATATATGCCTGCTTCATCTTATCAATCTCTTTGTCGGATGGGCTCCAG GGTTTGTGTGAGTGGGTTTCCACGGCAACAAGAAAAACACTGGAAAGAACTCTGTGGTCGAATAGTATTGGATCCCGAATTTATGGTGCAACTTCTCACAGGGGTTTATTATGCCAT GTATAATGGACAGTGGGACCTTGGCCAGGAAGTCCTTGATGACATCATTTATAGAGCTCAGCTAGAACTCTTTTCTCAACCACTATTG GTTGCTAATGCCATGAAAAATTCATTACCATTTGATGCTCCTGATTCTTCACAAGAAGGCCAGAAAGTACTTAAAGTGGAAGTCACTCCGACAGTACCGAGGATTTCTCGGACTGCAATTACAACAGCTTCCATCCGTCGCCATAGATGGAGGAGGGAAG ATGGCTTTGACTTCTCAAACGAGGCTGACTCGAGTATTCCTGGCTCCCCGATCCAACACGGCTCCACTGACCTAGGGATCAAACGTGTGCAAGAGGGGGAGGTGCTGGTGCGCAGGACCCCTGAGCACGGCTCACCGGAGCCCAACTCAGCAGCAGCCACAACAGAGG GTGCTGAGGGAGTAAATGGAGAAGAGGAGTCGGTAAACCTAAATGATGCAGATGAAGGATTTTCATCAGGGGCTTCCCTCAGCAATCAGCCAATTGGGACCAAACCATCCTCCTCTTCTCAGAGGGGAAGCTTAAGGAAAGTAGCAACTGGGCGTTCAGTCAAGGAAAAAGAAGCAGCGTCTCCCATCAAATCCAGTGAAAGCCCTCGAGATTCAGTAGTTCGCAGGCAGTATGTACAGCAACCTACTGATCTTAGTCTAGATTCAATTGAGCTGACACCGATGAAGAAACACCTGAGTCTGCCTGCTGGCCAGGTGGTGCCAAAAACCAATAGTTTAAGTCTAATCCGGACAGCCAGTGCTTCCTCAAGTAAATCATTTGACTATGTAAATGGCAGTCAAGCAGGTACCAGCTTTGGGGTTGGTACTGAGGGAGTTACTAATTTAGCAACTAGTAATGCTAATCGATACTCGACTATCAGCCTACAGGAAGACCGGCTAGGTCAAGCTGGAGAAGGTAAAGAGCTCCTCAGCCCAGGCGCCCCCTTAACCAAGCAGTCTCGATCCCCAAGTTTCAATATGCAGCTAATATCCCAGGTGTAG
- the HYCC2 gene encoding hyccin 2 isoform X3 has translation MLGSERGVVEEWLSEFKALPDTQITNYAATLHRKKTLVPALYKVIQDSNNEEIADKDGNNKVLSFTIPSLSKPSIYHEPSTIGSMALTEGALCQHDLIRVVYSDLHPQRETFTAQNRFEVLSFLMLCYNSAIVYMPASSYQSLCRMGSRVCVSGFPRQQEKHWKELCGRIVLDPEFMVQLLTGVYYAMYNGQWDLGQEVLDDIIYRAQLELFSQPLLVANAMKNSLPFDAPDSSQEGQKVLKVEVTPTVPRISRTAITTASIRRHRWRREDGFDFSNEADSSIPGSPIQHGSTDLGIKRVQEGEVLVRRTPEHGSPEPNSAAATTEGAEGVNGEEESVNLNDADEGFSSGASLSNQPIGTKPSSSSQRGSLRKVATGRSVKEKEAASPIKSSESPRDSVVRRQYVQQPTDLSLDSIELTPMKKHLSLPAGQVVPKTNSLSLIRTASASSSKSFDYVNGSQAGTSFGVGTEGVTNLATSNANRYSTISLQEDRLGQAGEGKELLSPGAPLTKQSRSPSFNMQLISQV, from the exons GAAATTGCTGATAAAGATGGAAACAACAAAGTTCTGTCTTTTACTATCCCTTCTTTATCTAAGCCTTCAATATACCATGAG CCCTCAACAATTGGATCCATGGCTTTGACTGAAGGGGCATTGTGTCAGCATGACCTCATCAGGGTTGTTTATAGTGATCTTCATCCTCAGAGGGAAACATTCACTGCACAAAATCG GTTTGAAGTCCTGAGTTTTCTTATGTTGTGTTACAATTCTGCGATTGTATATATGCCTGCTTCATCTTATCAATCTCTTTGTCGGATGGGCTCCAG GGTTTGTGTGAGTGGGTTTCCACGGCAACAAGAAAAACACTGGAAAGAACTCTGTGGTCGAATAGTATTGGATCCCGAATTTATGGTGCAACTTCTCACAGGGGTTTATTATGCCAT GTATAATGGACAGTGGGACCTTGGCCAGGAAGTCCTTGATGACATCATTTATAGAGCTCAGCTAGAACTCTTTTCTCAACCACTATTG GTTGCTAATGCCATGAAAAATTCATTACCATTTGATGCTCCTGATTCTTCACAAGAAGGCCAGAAAGTACTTAAAGTGGAAGTCACTCCGACAGTACCGAGGATTTCTCGGACTGCAATTACAACAGCTTCCATCCGTCGCCATAGATGGAGGAGGGAAG ATGGCTTTGACTTCTCAAACGAGGCTGACTCGAGTATTCCTGGCTCCCCGATCCAACACGGCTCCACTGACCTAGGGATCAAACGTGTGCAAGAGGGGGAGGTGCTGGTGCGCAGGACCCCTGAGCACGGCTCACCGGAGCCCAACTCAGCAGCAGCCACAACAGAGG GTGCTGAGGGAGTAAATGGAGAAGAGGAGTCGGTAAACCTAAATGATGCAGATGAAGGATTTTCATCAGGGGCTTCCCTCAGCAATCAGCCAATTGGGACCAAACCATCCTCCTCTTCTCAGAGGGGAAGCTTAAGGAAAGTAGCAACTGGGCGTTCAGTCAAGGAAAAAGAAGCAGCGTCTCCCATCAAATCCAGTGAAAGCCCTCGAGATTCAGTAGTTCGCAGGCAGTATGTACAGCAACCTACTGATCTTAGTCTAGATTCAATTGAGCTGACACCGATGAAGAAACACCTGAGTCTGCCTGCTGGCCAGGTGGTGCCAAAAACCAATAGTTTAAGTCTAATCCGGACAGCCAGTGCTTCCTCAAGTAAATCATTTGACTATGTAAATGGCAGTCAAGCAGGTACCAGCTTTGGGGTTGGTACTGAGGGAGTTACTAATTTAGCAACTAGTAATGCTAATCGATACTCGACTATCAGCCTACAGGAAGACCGGCTAGGTCAAGCTGGAGAAGGTAAAGAGCTCCTCAGCCCAGGCGCCCCCTTAACCAAGCAGTCTCGATCCCCAAGTTTCAATATGCAGCTAATATCCCAGGTGTAG